In Halobaculum magnesiiphilum, the following proteins share a genomic window:
- a CDS encoding CoA-acylating methylmalonate-semialdehyde dehydrogenase produces the protein MVGPIGDGEVAHNYVGGEWREATGDESLDVENPATGERVGSVAFSSADDEDEAIALANEAFEEWSTTAVEERIQPLFRLKALLEEHQESLAEVLVTEHGKTKAEAMGEIRRGIENVEVACGIPTMMQAGHLPHAAPDIDETAVRQPLGTVVAVTPFNFPAMIPLWFLPYAVATGNTFVLKPSERDPFTANRIASLVDEAGFPDGVVNVVHGGPDTVNRLITHDGIEAVSFVGSTPIAKHVYETAAGAGKRVQAQGGAKNHVVVSANADLQFAAEQTCSSAFANAGQRCLANPVAVVEDEVYDEFAERLVEEAESMEIGPGLEEGTDMGPLVSGPHRESVLEYVETGVEEGAEVLLDGREQAVPESGYHLGPTVFGDVDPDATIAREEIFGPVLALIRAEDFGDALSLVNRSQFGNAASLFTSAGGEARRFRLEIDAGNVGVNVGTAAAMAFFHFGGDKDSFFGDLHAQGDDAVRFYTDETVYIERWPDN, from the coding sequence ATGGTAGGCCCTATCGGGGACGGCGAAGTGGCTCACAACTACGTCGGCGGTGAGTGGCGCGAGGCGACCGGCGACGAGTCGTTGGACGTTGAAAACCCCGCGACCGGCGAGCGGGTCGGATCGGTCGCGTTCTCGTCGGCCGACGACGAGGACGAGGCGATCGCGCTGGCGAACGAGGCGTTCGAGGAGTGGTCCACGACCGCCGTCGAGGAGCGAATTCAGCCGCTGTTCCGACTGAAGGCGCTCCTCGAGGAGCACCAGGAGTCGCTTGCGGAGGTACTCGTCACCGAACACGGCAAGACGAAGGCGGAGGCGATGGGCGAGATACGGCGGGGGATCGAGAACGTCGAGGTCGCCTGCGGCATCCCGACCATGATGCAGGCGGGCCACCTCCCGCACGCGGCGCCGGACATCGACGAGACGGCCGTCCGACAGCCGCTCGGCACCGTGGTGGCGGTGACGCCGTTCAACTTCCCCGCGATGATCCCGCTGTGGTTCCTGCCGTACGCGGTCGCGACGGGCAACACGTTCGTCCTCAAGCCGAGCGAGCGCGACCCGTTCACGGCCAACCGGATCGCGAGCCTCGTCGACGAGGCGGGCTTCCCCGACGGCGTCGTCAACGTCGTCCACGGCGGCCCCGACACGGTGAACCGGCTCATCACGCACGACGGGATCGAGGCGGTCTCGTTCGTGGGGTCGACGCCGATCGCGAAGCACGTGTACGAGACGGCAGCCGGCGCCGGCAAGCGCGTGCAGGCGCAGGGCGGCGCGAAGAACCACGTCGTCGTGAGCGCGAACGCGGACCTGCAGTTCGCGGCCGAGCAGACCTGTTCGTCCGCGTTCGCCAACGCCGGCCAGCGCTGTCTCGCGAACCCCGTCGCGGTCGTGGAGGACGAGGTGTACGACGAGTTCGCCGAGCGACTGGTCGAGGAGGCCGAGTCGATGGAGATCGGTCCCGGCTTGGAGGAGGGGACCGACATGGGTCCGCTCGTGTCCGGCCCGCATCGCGAGTCCGTGCTGGAGTACGTCGAGACCGGCGTCGAGGAGGGCGCGGAGGTGCTGCTCGACGGTCGCGAGCAGGCCGTGCCCGAGTCGGGATATCACCTCGGTCCGACCGTCTTCGGCGACGTGGATCCGGACGCGACGATCGCCCGCGAGGAGATCTTCGGCCCGGTGCTGGCGCTGATCCGCGCGGAGGACTTCGGCGACGCCCTCTCGCTGGTGAACCGCTCGCAGTTCGGCAACGCCGCGTCGCTGTTCACCAGCGCCGGCGGCGAGGCCCGGCGGTTCCGTCTGGAGATCGACGCCGGCAACGTCGGCGTCAACGTCGGCACCGCCGCCGCGATGGCGTTCTTCCACTTCGGCGGCGACAAGGACTCGTTCTTCGGCGACCTGCACGCCCAGGGCGACGACGCCGTGCGCTTCTACACCGACGAGACGGTGTACATCGAGCGCTGGCCGGACAACTGA
- a CDS encoding glutamate--tRNA ligase has protein sequence MDDDLEERVRAEAETHALYNALKHGSDPEVGAIMGPLMGDNPDFRPHGDEVPGVVAPVVAEVSGMSDDERRERLLELDPDLVEELEADDEEDESVLPDLPNADEYDEIRMRLAPNPNGPWHLGSARMPAVIGTYKEIYDGWMLCRFDDTDPETKRPDLDAYDEILDAIGYLGFEPDEVLKASDRVETYYDHARELIEKGGAYTCSCPAEHFRSLKADAEACEHRDKSVETVREEFEAMVDGEYSDGEMVLRVKTDIHHKNPALRDFVAFRMVDTPHPREEAADYRAWPMLDFQSGIDDHLTGVTHIIRGIDLQDSAKRQRFVYDYFGWEYPEVVHWGHVQIDAYDVPMSTSTIKEKVDAGELTGWDDPRAPTLASVKRRGIRGQAIVDAMVELGVSTSNVDLAMSSIYANNRDLIDDDTDRRFLVRDGDASDATDRDRLPAGAPEEFALAGDVPDAGHPPLHPNHEDRGDRDVPASEGVLLESEDAPADGERVWLKGLGCLRRDGDELAWVGTDIDLVREEGVPVVHWVGAGDDEHVRVRLRTMDGDVVGHAEPGYADYDVDDLVQFERVGFARFDAAPGDAEEADAGEYLAFYAHP, from the coding sequence ATGGACGACGATCTCGAGGAGCGCGTGCGCGCCGAGGCGGAGACGCACGCGCTCTACAACGCTCTGAAGCACGGTTCGGACCCGGAGGTGGGCGCCATCATGGGCCCGTTGATGGGCGACAACCCCGACTTCCGACCGCACGGCGACGAGGTGCCCGGCGTCGTCGCGCCGGTGGTCGCGGAGGTCTCGGGGATGAGCGACGACGAGCGCCGCGAGCGACTGCTCGAACTCGACCCCGACCTCGTCGAGGAGCTGGAGGCCGACGACGAGGAGGACGAGTCGGTCCTCCCGGACCTCCCGAACGCCGACGAGTACGACGAGATCCGGATGCGCCTCGCGCCGAACCCGAACGGCCCGTGGCACCTTGGCTCCGCGCGCATGCCCGCGGTTATCGGGACGTACAAGGAGATCTACGACGGGTGGATGCTCTGCCGCTTCGACGACACCGACCCCGAGACCAAGCGCCCGGATCTCGACGCCTACGACGAGATCCTCGACGCCATCGGCTACCTCGGCTTCGAGCCCGACGAGGTGCTGAAGGCGAGCGACCGCGTCGAGACGTACTACGACCACGCCCGTGAACTGATCGAGAAGGGCGGCGCCTACACCTGCTCGTGTCCGGCCGAGCACTTCCGGAGCCTGAAGGCCGACGCCGAAGCCTGCGAGCACCGCGACAAGTCCGTCGAGACCGTTCGAGAGGAGTTCGAGGCGATGGTCGACGGCGAGTACTCGGACGGCGAGATGGTCCTCCGCGTGAAGACCGACATCCACCACAAGAACCCCGCGTTGCGCGATTTCGTCGCCTTTCGGATGGTCGACACGCCCCACCCGCGCGAGGAGGCGGCCGACTACCGCGCGTGGCCCATGCTCGACTTCCAGTCGGGCATCGACGACCACCTCACCGGCGTCACGCACATCATCCGCGGCATCGACCTCCAGGACTCCGCCAAGCGCCAGCGGTTCGTCTACGACTACTTCGGCTGGGAGTACCCCGAGGTCGTCCACTGGGGGCACGTCCAGATCGACGCCTACGACGTGCCGATGTCCACTTCGACGATCAAGGAGAAGGTCGACGCCGGCGAGTTGACCGGCTGGGACGACCCGCGCGCGCCGACGCTGGCGTCGGTGAAGCGCCGCGGCATCCGCGGGCAGGCCATCGTCGACGCGATGGTCGAACTGGGCGTCTCCACGAGCAACGTCGACCTGGCGATGTCGAGCATCTACGCGAACAACCGCGACCTGATCGACGACGACACCGACCGCCGGTTCCTCGTCCGCGACGGCGACGCCTCCGACGCGACCGACCGCGACCGGCTCCCCGCGGGCGCGCCCGAGGAGTTCGCGCTCGCCGGCGACGTACCCGACGCCGGACACCCGCCGCTGCACCCCAACCACGAGGACCGCGGCGACCGCGACGTGCCCGCGAGCGAGGGCGTCCTGCTGGAGTCGGAGGACGCGCCCGCGGACGGCGAGCGCGTCTGGCTCAAGGGCCTCGGCTGTCTGCGCCGCGACGGCGACGAGCTCGCGTGGGTCGGCACCGACATCGACCTCGTGCGCGAGGAGGGCGTCCCCGTGGTCCACTGGGTCGGCGCCGGCGACGACGAGCACGTCCGCGTGCGCCTCCGAACGATGGACGGCGACGTGGTCGGCCACGCCGAGCCCGGCTACGCCGACTACGACGTGGACGACCTGGTGCAGTTCGAGCGCGTCGGCTTCGCCCGCTTCGACGCCGCCCCGGGCGACGCCGAGGAGGCCGACGCCGGCGAGTACCTCGCGTTCTACGCGCACCCGTAA
- a CDS encoding MaoC family dehydratase, which translates to MPVYYEDVEVGDVETHGDYEVTREEILSFAERYDPQWFHTDPDRAAEESPYGGVIASGWHTAAMTMRLLVEGTLAEAATVGAKGVDELRWPEPVRPGDTLRIENEVLEKVPERPERGLIRARTRTYNGDDEAVFSMIGNVMYLRRGDD; encoded by the coding sequence ATGCCAGTCTACTACGAGGACGTCGAGGTCGGCGATGTCGAGACGCACGGCGACTACGAGGTGACTCGCGAGGAAATTCTGTCGTTCGCCGAGCGGTACGACCCGCAGTGGTTCCACACCGACCCCGACCGGGCGGCCGAGGAGTCGCCCTACGGCGGCGTCATCGCCTCCGGGTGGCACACCGCCGCGATGACGATGCGTCTGCTCGTGGAGGGGACGCTCGCCGAGGCCGCGACCGTCGGCGCGAAGGGCGTCGACGAGCTCCGCTGGCCGGAGCCGGTGCGGCCGGGCGACACCCTCCGGATCGAGAACGAGGTGCTGGAGAAGGTGCCAGAACGCCCGGAACGGGGGCTGATCCGTGCGCGAACGCGAACGTACAACGGGGACGACGAGGCCGTGTTCTCGATGATCGGGAACGTGATGTACCTCCGCCGAGGCGACGACTAG
- a CDS encoding RNA methyltransferase, translating to MSDDATEATAADSAHDDREFVVVVVEPETPGNVGTIARAMKNFGLADLKLVDPPEIDRDSEAYGFAGHAREDVLPNADTVALEEVVENYHTVGTTAITGEDARRHVRFPFKTPAELRESLATVDTDTALVFGREGTGLNNEELAQLDELVSVPANPEYPVMNLGQAATVTLYELRSLFLDEYQLPDVEHERAAEPEIERFYEQFGAFLEEAESRDHKRERSERLIRRLVGRAHPTSKEVTTLTGVFRRATDLMEHADHGDRERDDEPRAR from the coding sequence ATGAGCGACGACGCGACCGAGGCGACCGCCGCTGACTCGGCACACGACGACCGCGAGTTCGTCGTCGTCGTGGTCGAGCCGGAGACGCCGGGCAACGTCGGCACCATCGCGCGGGCGATGAAGAACTTCGGCCTCGCCGACCTGAAGCTGGTCGACCCGCCGGAGATCGATCGCGACAGCGAGGCGTACGGCTTCGCGGGTCACGCCCGGGAGGACGTGCTGCCCAACGCCGACACGGTGGCGCTGGAGGAGGTCGTCGAGAACTACCACACCGTCGGCACCACCGCGATCACCGGCGAGGACGCGCGCCGGCACGTCCGGTTCCCGTTCAAGACGCCCGCCGAACTGCGGGAGTCGCTGGCGACCGTCGACACGGACACGGCGCTGGTGTTCGGCCGCGAGGGGACCGGACTGAACAACGAGGAGTTGGCGCAACTGGACGAGCTCGTCTCCGTCCCCGCGAACCCCGAGTACCCGGTGATGAACCTCGGGCAGGCGGCGACGGTGACGCTGTACGAGCTCCGTTCGCTGTTCCTCGACGAGTACCAGCTTCCGGACGTGGAACACGAGCGCGCCGCCGAGCCGGAGATCGAACGCTTCTACGAACAGTTCGGCGCGTTCCTTGAGGAGGCGGAGTCGCGCGACCACAAGCGCGAGCGCAGCGAGCGGCTGATCCGCCGGCTCGTCGGCCGCGCGCACCCGACGAGCAAGGAGGTGACGACGCTGACGGGCGTGTTCCGTCGGGCGACCGACCTCATGGAGCACGCCGACCACGGCGACCGCGAGCGCGACGACGAACCGCGGGCGCGCTGA
- the folP gene encoding dihydropteroate synthase, which produces MRTVDAAGLPIGDDHPPRIMGVLNVSKESPYDPSVYDDAGEAARYVDEELIGEGADIVDVGLESANKRFEVLSAEEELERLDTAIETIESVSGDAVFSIETRYHEVADAALDRGFDMVNDICGFADPEMPRVCEEHDAAVAKMASPPDLERPGAVEEVDDIYEALSLNGFTDKTIVDPAFGGWSEEKTLADDRETFRRLREFRGYGRPILVSINRKNFLRSVAGRDTEEALPVSLAATSMAVERGAHIVRTHDVAETRDAALIGTEFARDRVRARGEVSVEELDVATTGDARRHVDRLGGDSAVADDAVARVYEFGGLEPEEIGALRASTADSSALLVADGTGSSALLIGTVAETVAAAQAASGATEALDAALSCVARPTE; this is translated from the coding sequence ATGCGAACTGTGGACGCCGCCGGCCTCCCGATCGGCGACGATCACCCGCCGCGGATCATGGGCGTGTTGAACGTCTCGAAGGAGTCCCCCTACGATCCCAGCGTGTACGACGACGCCGGCGAGGCCGCCCGCTACGTCGACGAGGAACTGATCGGCGAGGGCGCGGACATCGTCGACGTGGGTCTCGAATCCGCGAACAAGCGCTTCGAGGTGCTCTCGGCCGAGGAGGAACTGGAGCGACTCGACACCGCGATCGAGACGATCGAGAGCGTCTCCGGCGACGCCGTCTTCTCAATCGAGACGCGCTACCACGAGGTCGCCGACGCGGCGCTGGACCGCGGCTTCGACATGGTGAACGACATCTGCGGCTTCGCCGACCCCGAGATGCCCCGCGTGTGCGAGGAACACGACGCCGCGGTGGCGAAGATGGCGTCGCCGCCGGACCTGGAGCGACCGGGCGCCGTCGAGGAGGTGGACGACATCTACGAGGCGCTGTCGCTGAACGGCTTCACCGACAAGACCATCGTCGACCCGGCGTTCGGCGGCTGGTCCGAGGAGAAGACGCTGGCGGACGACCGCGAGACGTTCCGCCGCCTCCGGGAGTTCCGCGGCTACGGTCGCCCGATCCTGGTGTCGATCAACCGGAAGAACTTCCTCCGGAGCGTCGCCGGCCGCGACACCGAGGAGGCGCTGCCCGTCTCGCTGGCGGCGACCTCGATGGCCGTCGAACGGGGCGCACACATCGTCCGAACGCACGACGTGGCCGAGACCCGGGACGCCGCGCTCATCGGGACGGAGTTCGCCCGCGACCGCGTCCGGGCCCGGGGCGAGGTGTCCGTCGAGGAACTGGACGTGGCGACGACCGGCGACGCCCGCCGGCACGTCGACCGGCTCGGCGGCGACTCCGCCGTCGCCGACGACGCCGTGGCACGGGTGTACGAGTTCGGCGGGCTCGAACCAGAAGAGATCGGTGCGCTGCGCGCTTCTACCGCCGATTCGTCGGCCCTTCTCGTCGCCGACGGGACGGGATCGTCTGCCCTGCTGATCGGCACCGTCGCCGAAACTGTGGCGGCCGCACAGGCCGCGAGCGGGGCTACGGAGGCGTTGGACGCCGCGCTGTCGTGCGTCGCGCGTCCGACAGAGTAA
- a CDS encoding 6-hydroxymethylpterin diphosphokinase MptE-like protein, whose translation MEFTDWEPIYAAILADFGFDRAADEAVRDRAAAFAEPFDLDRLDCSGATVAVAGAGPSLEADASLARDADFVFAASTATDRLVAEGVAVDAMVTDLDKNPGTGLARTERGAVVVAHAHGDNGDLIEEWLPRYDAANTLVTTQAAPVDAVANYGGFTDGDRAAFLADHCGAERLVFPGWDLDDPEVDGVKARKLDWAERLLHLLERRRGERFAVLDGRRDGIDPL comes from the coding sequence ATGGAGTTCACCGACTGGGAGCCGATCTACGCGGCGATCCTCGCCGACTTCGGGTTCGACCGCGCCGCCGACGAGGCGGTCAGGGACCGCGCCGCCGCGTTCGCCGAGCCGTTCGACCTCGACCGGCTGGACTGTTCGGGCGCGACCGTCGCCGTCGCCGGCGCGGGGCCGTCGCTGGAGGCCGACGCGTCCCTCGCTCGCGACGCAGATTTCGTATTCGCTGCTTCGACCGCCACGGACCGCCTCGTCGCCGAGGGCGTCGCGGTCGACGCGATGGTGACGGACCTGGACAAGAACCCCGGGACCGGACTCGCGCGGACCGAGCGCGGCGCCGTCGTCGTCGCCCACGCCCACGGCGACAACGGGGACCTGATCGAGGAGTGGCTCCCGCGCTACGACGCCGCGAACACGCTCGTCACGACGCAGGCGGCGCCGGTCGACGCCGTCGCCAACTACGGCGGCTTCACCGACGGCGACCGCGCGGCGTTCCTCGCCGATCACTGCGGCGCCGAGCGGCTCGTCTTCCCCGGCTGGGACCTCGACGACCCCGAGGTGGACGGCGTGAAGGCACGCAAACTGGACTGGGCCGAACGCCTGCTCCACCTTCTGGAGCGCCGCCGGGGCGAGCGATTCGCCGTCCTCGACGGCCGACGCGACGGGATCGATCCGCTGTGA
- a CDS encoding proteasome subunit beta, with protein MDDTDTGAASLGTTIVGIVAHGDTNREGEPTNNTAGVDAGNGDRGDHGDRGDAVVLASDRRASLGRMVSSKDARKVHPIGDAAALAFTGSVSGAQALVADLDAERRLYELRRGTEMSTTALAGYAATAMRKQRYGVQHLLGGVDGDGAHLYTFDGGGSVLEQPYAADGSGGQFAYGTLEDGYREGVGVADAETLAARAVAAASERDTASGNGLHLVTITDDGVEEVVYDDPAAVAA; from the coding sequence ATGGACGACACGGACACCGGCGCGGCGTCGCTCGGGACGACCATCGTCGGGATCGTCGCGCATGGAGACACGAACCGCGAGGGCGAGCCGACGAACAATACCGCCGGTGTCGACGCCGGCAACGGCGACCGCGGCGACCACGGTGATCGCGGCGACGCGGTTGTACTCGCCTCTGATCGTCGCGCGAGCCTCGGACGGATGGTTTCGAGCAAGGACGCCCGGAAGGTCCACCCCATCGGCGACGCGGCGGCGCTGGCGTTCACCGGCTCGGTCTCGGGCGCGCAGGCGCTCGTCGCCGACCTGGACGCCGAGCGCCGCCTCTACGAACTCCGCCGGGGCACCGAGATGTCGACCACGGCGCTGGCGGGGTATGCCGCCACCGCGATGCGCAAGCAGCGCTACGGCGTCCAGCACCTCCTCGGCGGCGTCGACGGCGACGGGGCCCACCTCTACACCTTCGACGGGGGCGGGTCGGTCCTCGAACAGCCCTACGCCGCCGACGGCTCCGGCGGGCAGTTCGCCTACGGCACTCTGGAGGACGGCTACCGGGAGGGGGTCGGCGTCGCCGACGCGGAGACGCTGGCCGCGCGCGCCGTCGCCGCCGCCAGCGAGCGCGACACCGCCTCCGGAAACGGGCTCCACCTGGTGACGATCACCGATGACGGGGTCGAGGAGGTCGTCTACGACGACCCGGCGGCGGTCGCCGCCTGA
- a CDS encoding ArsR/SmtB family transcription factor has product MNDGHDASPGHGADAGVAANDADAADADATDAAGASPDEVDDAGASAVAPDDAFAALADETRLRTVRALASADRPLGFTELFERVADDPDGPSAGFAYHLRQLTDRYVRTDDDGRYRPTFAGRQAARALDAGVYTERVDRDPEPVDGDCPVCGAAALEARIADNHVGVACTDCATELLALPFPPGGVRDRDTDEVLPAFDAYHRARLRQLADGVCPDCAGRAEGKITFVEPAELPDAAEAGERDADAADAPARPVVAGACADCDFRVRVPVSVALAEHPAVVAFCDDHGIDVRERPIWNLGSEWAEGVLSTDPPAVRVSVAGDGETLRLLVGDGPTVVETDRVTAAEDDRSGTGPTERSTEGGPEGDDADDQAATAAGSS; this is encoded by the coding sequence ATGAACGACGGTCACGACGCGTCGCCCGGCCACGGAGCCGACGCGGGCGTCGCCGCCAACGACGCGGACGCCGCAGACGCCGACGCGACCGATGCGGCTGGCGCGAGCCCCGACGAGGTCGACGACGCGGGGGCGTCCGCTGTCGCGCCCGACGACGCCTTCGCCGCCCTGGCCGACGAGACGCGCCTCCGGACGGTCCGGGCGCTCGCGTCCGCCGACCGTCCCCTCGGGTTCACCGAGCTGTTCGAGCGCGTCGCCGACGACCCCGACGGCCCGTCGGCGGGGTTCGCCTACCACCTCCGGCAGCTGACGGACCGGTACGTGAGAACCGACGACGACGGGCGCTACCGGCCGACGTTCGCCGGCCGACAGGCCGCCCGCGCGCTCGACGCCGGCGTCTACACCGAGCGCGTGGATCGCGACCCCGAGCCGGTCGACGGCGACTGCCCGGTTTGCGGCGCGGCGGCGCTGGAGGCGCGGATCGCCGACAACCACGTCGGCGTCGCCTGCACCGACTGCGCGACCGAACTCCTCGCGCTCCCGTTCCCGCCGGGCGGCGTCCGCGACCGCGACACCGACGAGGTGCTCCCGGCGTTCGACGCCTACCACCGGGCGCGCCTCCGGCAGCTCGCCGACGGCGTCTGTCCCGACTGCGCGGGCCGCGCCGAGGGGAAGATCACGTTCGTCGAGCCGGCGGAGCTGCCGGATGCCGCCGAGGCGGGGGAACGAGATGCGGACGCCGCGGACGCGCCGGCGCGTCCCGTCGTCGCCGGCGCGTGCGCCGACTGCGACTTCCGCGTCCGGGTTCCGGTGTCGGTCGCGCTCGCGGAGCACCCGGCCGTGGTCGCCTTCTGCGACGATCACGGGATCGACGTGCGCGAGCGGCCGATCTGGAACCTCGGGTCGGAGTGGGCCGAGGGCGTGCTGTCGACCGATCCGCCGGCCGTCCGCGTCTCGGTCGCCGGCGACGGGGAGACGCTCCGGCTCCTCGTGGGCGACGGACCGACCGTGGTCGAGACCGACCGCGTGACCGCGGCGGAAGACGACCGATCGGGAACGGGACCGACCGAGCGGTCGACGGAGGGCGGCCCGGAGGGAGACGACGCCGACGATCAGGCGGCGACCGCCGCCGGGTCGTCGTAG
- a CDS encoding cryptochrome/photolyase family protein: MRLFWHRRDLRVADNRGLAAAADATGDDGAVVPVFVFDDDVLAHGAPPRVRFMLDALAALRDDYRDRGSDLVVARGDPAEVLPELADEFGAEAVVWNEDYSGLARERDARVRMALDAAGVARETRHDAVHHEPGTITTNQGDPYAVFTYFWKKWRDREKADPVDPPAGDDLADAVAGERLPGIADLGFEEPEADVQAAGTDAARDRLDKFCEDAIYRYDEDRDYPAREATSRLSTDLKWGTIGVREVYAATEEANAETAAMADDTVEDDDAVEAVEEFQSQLAWREFYTQVLWANPEVVTENYKEYDRPIEWRDDETAIEHLAAWKEGRTGYPIVDAGMRQLKEEAYMHNRVRMIVASFLTKDLLLDWRHGYEHFKEHLADHDTANDNGGWQWAASTGTDAQPYFRIFNPMTQGERYDPDAEYVAEYVPELASISADNVHSWHELSVGRRRQLAPEYPDPIVDHSEMRERALSMFKRARGEVEGEEEEEEASAD; encoded by the coding sequence ATGCGACTGTTCTGGCACCGGCGGGACCTGCGCGTCGCCGACAACCGCGGCCTCGCCGCCGCGGCCGACGCGACCGGGGACGACGGGGCGGTCGTCCCCGTGTTCGTCTTCGACGACGACGTGCTGGCTCACGGTGCGCCGCCCCGCGTCCGGTTCATGCTCGACGCGCTCGCGGCGCTTCGGGACGACTACCGCGACCGTGGCTCGGACCTGGTCGTCGCCCGCGGCGACCCGGCGGAGGTGCTCCCGGAGCTGGCCGACGAGTTCGGCGCCGAGGCGGTCGTCTGGAACGAGGACTACTCCGGGCTGGCCCGCGAGCGCGACGCCCGCGTCCGGATGGCGCTGGACGCCGCCGGCGTCGCTCGCGAGACCCGTCACGACGCCGTCCACCACGAGCCGGGCACGATCACGACGAACCAGGGCGACCCCTACGCAGTGTTCACCTACTTCTGGAAGAAGTGGCGCGACCGCGAGAAGGCCGATCCGGTCGACCCGCCCGCGGGCGACGACCTCGCCGACGCCGTCGCCGGCGAGCGTCTCCCCGGCATCGCGGACCTCGGGTTCGAGGAACCGGAGGCCGACGTGCAGGCCGCCGGCACCGACGCCGCCCGCGACCGGCTCGATAAATTCTGCGAGGACGCCATCTACCGCTACGACGAGGACCGTGACTATCCGGCGAGGGAGGCCACCTCCCGGCTCTCGACGGATCTCAAGTGGGGAACGATCGGCGTGCGGGAGGTGTACGCCGCGACCGAGGAGGCGAACGCCGAGACGGCAGCGATGGCCGACGACACTGTCGAGGACGACGACGCCGTCGAGGCGGTCGAGGAGTTCCAGTCCCAGCTCGCGTGGCGGGAGTTCTACACGCAGGTGCTGTGGGCGAACCCCGAGGTGGTGACGGAGAACTACAAGGAGTACGACCGCCCGATCGAGTGGCGGGACGACGAAACTGCGATTGAACACCTGGCGGCGTGGAAGGAGGGGAGAACCGGCTATCCGATCGTCGACGCGGGGATGCGCCAACTGAAGGAGGAGGCGTACATGCACAACCGCGTGCGGATGATCGTCGCGTCGTTCCTCACGAAGGACCTGCTGCTCGACTGGCGCCACGGCTACGAGCACTTCAAGGAGCACCTCGCGGACCACGACACCGCCAACGACAACGGCGGCTGGCAGTGGGCCGCCTCGACCGGGACCGACGCCCAGCCGTACTTCCGCATCTTCAACCCCATGACGCAGGGGGAGCGCTACGACCCCGACGCCGAGTACGTCGCGGAGTACGTCCCCGAGCTCGCGTCGATATCCGCCGACAACGTTCACTCCTGGCACGAGCTGTCGGTGGGTCGCCGCCGACAGCTCGCCCCGGAGTACCCCGACCCGATCGTCGACCACTCCGAGATGCGCGAGCGGGCGCTCTCGATGTTCAAGCGCGCCCGCGGCGAGGTGGAGGGAGAGGAGGAAGAGGAGGAGGCGAGCGCCGACTGA
- a CDS encoding DJ-1/PfpI family protein — MDIAVLLYEGFDELDAVGPFEVFRNAEAAGADFHTELVSLDGPGTVTASHGMRVEAEGDLPEPGDLDLLVVPGGGWNDRSEAGAWAEYERGAIPEVVAAHHDAGATVASVCTGGMLLSKAGVFDGRPAVTHASALEDLRDTDADVREERVVDDGDVLSAGGVTSGIDLALHIVEREAGAEIAESVATTMEYTRQHDAYEPGAIARSE; from the coding sequence ATGGACATCGCCGTGCTGCTGTACGAGGGGTTCGACGAGTTGGACGCGGTCGGCCCGTTCGAGGTGTTCCGCAACGCCGAGGCCGCCGGCGCCGATTTCCACACGGAACTCGTCTCGCTCGACGGTCCCGGAACGGTCACCGCGAGCCACGGGATGCGCGTCGAGGCCGAGGGCGACCTCCCCGAGCCGGGCGACCTCGACCTGCTCGTCGTCCCCGGCGGCGGCTGGAACGACCGCAGCGAGGCGGGCGCGTGGGCGGAGTACGAGCGCGGTGCGATCCCGGAGGTCGTCGCCGCCCACCACGACGCCGGCGCGACCGTCGCGTCCGTCTGCACCGGCGGGATGTTGCTCTCGAAGGCCGGGGTCTTCGACGGTCGTCCCGCGGTCACTCACGCCTCAGCCCTCGAGGACCTCCGCGACACCGACGCCGACGTCCGCGAGGAGCGCGTCGTCGACGACGGGGACGTGCTCTCGGCGGGCGGCGTCACCTCGGGGATCGACTTGGCGCTCCACATCGTCGAACGCGAGGCGGGCGCCGAGATCGCCGAGTCGGTGGCGACGACGATGGAGTACACCCGCCAGCACGACGCCTACGAGCCGGGCGCGATCGCGCGATCGGAGTGA